A stretch of the Streptomyces venezuelae genome encodes the following:
- a CDS encoding ABC transporter substrate-binding protein: protein MGSFGRKVIAGGLVLAAAGGVAAWQLLPSDGGKKGAIKVGTTDVASSLDPAGAYDAGSWALYSNVYQSLMTVKAGSETPVPDAASSCSFIGQKLTTYRCELRPGLKFAGGREITAEDVKFSFDRIKVIRSEQGPVSLLSTLESVKAEGRTVTFNLSARDATFPFKIATGAGSIVDKEKYPANALRKGNELDGSGPYTLKAFKPGISAELAPNPSYKGGAKPAHVPVTVRYYESSDELNRAWETRQVHVAHRELPPAVLAGLNPSMKDVRYQQSGGTETRNMVFNVRPGKPMSQPAVRKAVAAVLDRGKLAKGTYNGTVTPLYSLIPQGISGHGTPFFDTYQEPNAETAKKILKEARITAPVSFTLGFNVRGANVAEAAEIKKQLEATGLFRVQTEAVKEWQDFQEGYAAGAYDAYTIGWIADFPDADNFTAPLVGAGSSMNNGFSDKAIDELITRTQSFGNRAEAAGDFREVQRLVAAQVPILPIWQKKDYVLTREAVTGGRHLSDGTGVWRLWELDWL from the coding sequence GTGGGTTCGTTCGGCAGAAAGGTGATCGCCGGGGGGCTGGTGCTGGCCGCCGCGGGGGGCGTCGCAGCCTGGCAACTGCTGCCGTCCGACGGCGGGAAGAAGGGCGCGATCAAGGTCGGCACCACCGACGTCGCCTCCTCGCTCGACCCGGCCGGCGCCTACGACGCCGGTTCCTGGGCGCTGTACAGCAACGTCTACCAGTCGCTGATGACCGTCAAGGCAGGCTCGGAGACCCCGGTTCCGGACGCCGCGAGCTCCTGCTCGTTCATCGGCCAGAAGCTCACCACCTACCGGTGCGAGCTGCGCCCCGGTCTGAAGTTCGCCGGCGGGCGCGAGATCACCGCCGAGGACGTGAAGTTCTCCTTCGACCGGATCAAGGTGATCAGGTCGGAGCAGGGCCCGGTGTCCCTGCTCAGCACCCTGGAGTCGGTCAAGGCCGAGGGCCGGACGGTCACCTTCAACCTGTCCGCCCGCGACGCCACCTTCCCCTTCAAGATCGCGACGGGGGCGGGCTCGATCGTCGACAAGGAGAAGTACCCGGCGAACGCCCTCCGCAAGGGCAACGAGCTCGACGGCTCCGGCCCGTACACCCTGAAGGCGTTCAAGCCCGGCATCAGCGCCGAACTCGCGCCCAACCCCTCGTACAAGGGCGGGGCCAAGCCGGCCCATGTCCCGGTCACCGTCCGGTACTACGAGAGCTCCGACGAGCTGAACCGGGCCTGGGAGACCCGCCAGGTCCACGTCGCCCACCGGGAGCTGCCGCCGGCCGTGCTGGCCGGCCTCAACCCGAGCATGAAGGACGTCCGGTACCAGCAGTCCGGCGGCACCGAGACCCGCAACATGGTCTTCAACGTCCGGCCCGGCAAGCCCATGTCCCAGCCGGCCGTCCGCAAGGCGGTGGCCGCCGTCCTGGACCGCGGCAAGCTCGCCAAGGGCACCTACAACGGCACGGTCACCCCGCTCTACTCGCTGATCCCGCAGGGCATCAGCGGCCACGGCACACCGTTCTTCGACACCTACCAGGAGCCGAACGCCGAGACCGCGAAGAAGATCCTCAAGGAGGCCAGGATCACCGCCCCGGTCTCCTTCACCCTCGGCTTCAACGTGCGCGGCGCGAACGTCGCCGAGGCGGCCGAGATCAAGAAGCAGCTGGAGGCCACCGGCCTGTTCCGGGTGCAGACCGAGGCCGTCAAGGAATGGCAGGACTTCCAGGAGGGCTACGCGGCCGGCGCCTACGACGCGTACACCATCGGCTGGATCGCCGACTTCCCGGACGCGGACAACTTCACCGCCCCGCTGGTCGGCGCCGGCTCCAGCATGAACAACGGCTTCTCCGACAAGGCCATCGACGAACTCATCACCCGGACCCAGTCGTTCGGCAACCGGGCCGAGGCCGCCGGCGACTTCCGCGAGGTGCAGCGCCTGGTCGCGGCGCAGGTCCCGATCCTGCCGATCTGGCAGAAGAAGGACTACGTGCTCACCCGCGAGGCCGTCACCGGCGGCCGGCACCTGTCGGACGGCACCGGCGTCTGGCGCCTGTGGGAACTCGACTGGCTCTGA
- a CDS encoding metallophosphoesterase has product MTVLIFALVALAVFALLFLVHRWLWIRLVRDTTTAGSRVRRTLTVTAWVLPLLAVAALVSERAGAPFWLQQAVAWPGFLWLAVLLYLTLAMLVAEPVRAVWLRRSGARRAPAAVPAPAPAPAEVLAEVPVEVPGPGADPAPPAATAPAEAPEEPGVPEAPEAPEAPGVSRRVFVARSLAAAAVVATAGTVGYGTHGVLRGPRVKRVTVPLAKLPRAAHGFRVAVVSDIHLGPILGRAHTERIVATINRTQPDLIAVVGDLVDGSVENLGPAAEPLARLRARHGAFFVTGNHEYFSGAEEWVDHVRELGLHPLENDRRELPYFDLAGVNDIAGESEGQGPDFARALGDRDRSRTAVLLAHQPVVIDQAMAHGVDLQLSGHTHGGQLWPGNYLADLANPTLAGLERHGDTQLYVSRGAGAWGPPVRVGAPSDITVVELASYQA; this is encoded by the coding sequence ATGACCGTCCTGATCTTCGCCCTCGTCGCGCTGGCCGTCTTCGCGCTGCTGTTCCTGGTGCACCGCTGGCTGTGGATCCGGCTGGTCCGTGACACCACCACGGCCGGCTCACGGGTCCGCCGCACCCTGACCGTGACCGCGTGGGTGCTGCCGCTGCTGGCGGTGGCCGCCCTGGTGTCGGAGCGGGCCGGAGCGCCCTTCTGGCTCCAGCAGGCGGTGGCCTGGCCGGGCTTCCTCTGGCTGGCGGTCCTGCTGTACCTGACCCTGGCGATGCTGGTGGCCGAACCGGTCCGGGCGGTGTGGCTGCGCCGGTCCGGGGCGCGGCGCGCACCGGCAGCCGTGCCGGCTCCGGCTCCGGCTCCGGCGGAGGTCCTGGCGGAGGTCCCGGTCGAGGTCCCCGGCCCGGGTGCGGATCCCGCCCCGCCGGCGGCCACCGCCCCGGCCGAGGCACCCGAAGAGCCCGGGGTGCCCGAGGCGCCCGAGGCCCCCGAGGCGCCCGGGGTCAGCCGGCGGGTCTTCGTGGCGCGGAGCCTCGCCGCCGCCGCGGTCGTGGCCACGGCCGGCACCGTCGGCTACGGAACCCATGGCGTCCTCCGCGGCCCCCGGGTCAAGCGCGTCACCGTCCCCCTCGCCAAGCTGCCCCGCGCCGCGCACGGTTTCCGGGTGGCCGTGGTCAGCGACATCCACCTCGGCCCGATCCTGGGCCGTGCCCACACCGAGCGCATCGTCGCGACCATCAACCGCACCCAGCCCGACCTGATCGCCGTCGTCGGCGACCTCGTCGACGGCTCCGTCGAGAACCTCGGGCCGGCCGCCGAGCCCCTGGCCCGGCTCCGGGCCCGGCACGGCGCCTTCTTCGTCACCGGCAACCACGAGTACTTCTCCGGCGCCGAGGAGTGGGTCGACCACGTCCGGGAACTCGGCCTGCACCCGCTGGAGAACGACCGCCGGGAACTGCCGTACTTCGACCTCGCCGGGGTCAACGACATCGCCGGCGAGAGCGAGGGCCAGGGGCCGGACTTCGCCCGGGCCCTCGGCGACCGCGACCGCAGCCGGACCGCCGTCCTCCTGGCGCACCAGCCCGTGGTCATCGACCAGGCCATGGCGCACGGCGTCGACCTCCAGCTGTCCGGGCACACCCACGGCGGCCAGCTCTGGCCCGGGAACTACCTCGCCGACCTGGCCAATCCCACCCTCGCCGGCCTCGAACGCCACGGGGACACCCAGCTGTACGTGTCCCGTGGCGCGGGTGCCTGGGGACCGCCCGTGCGGGTGGGCGCACCGTCCGACATCACGGTGGTAGAACTCGCCTCATATCAGGCATGA
- a CDS encoding SCO4848 family membrane protein, producing MKLGRAASWFLLAFGVWSWFIWVSFVRNLWKDGSGLAFDDAGDPTAYFWVHLILAITSFLLGTVVGLIGLRGVRALRRESREAP from the coding sequence ATGAAACTCGGCCGCGCCGCCTCCTGGTTCCTGCTCGCCTTCGGCGTGTGGAGCTGGTTCATCTGGGTGTCCTTCGTCCGGAACCTCTGGAAGGACGGCAGCGGCCTGGCCTTCGACGACGCGGGCGACCCCACCGCGTACTTCTGGGTCCACCTGATCCTGGCGATCACGTCCTTTCTCCTGGGGACGGTGGTCGGCCTGATCGGGTTGCGCGGGGTCCGGGCGTTGCGTCGTGAATCACGTGAAGCCCCATGA
- a CDS encoding 2'-5' RNA ligase family protein codes for MGTVTLGVSIAVPEPYGSQLQQLRAGFGDAAAYGIPTHVTLVPPTEVSADRLPEIRAHLTEVATAFRPFLMRLAGTGSFRPLSPVVFVKVVEGGAGCTRLQGQVRDPGGPLRRELAFPYHPHVTVAHGISEEAMDLAFAELADYAADWVCEGFALYEQGSDGVWRKLREYPFGSGPAGVPAQLGSPVDEPTIRRS; via the coding sequence GTGGGGACCGTAACGCTCGGCGTTTCGATCGCGGTCCCGGAGCCGTACGGCAGCCAGCTCCAGCAGCTGCGCGCTGGCTTCGGGGACGCCGCCGCGTACGGCATCCCCACGCATGTCACCCTGGTGCCGCCCACCGAGGTGTCGGCGGACCGGCTCCCGGAGATCCGGGCCCACCTCACCGAGGTCGCCACGGCCTTCCGGCCCTTCCTGATGCGGCTGGCCGGCACCGGCAGCTTCCGCCCGCTCTCCCCGGTGGTCTTCGTCAAGGTCGTCGAGGGCGGCGCGGGCTGCACCCGGCTCCAGGGCCAGGTCCGCGACCCCGGCGGGCCGCTCCGCCGCGAGCTGGCGTTCCCGTACCACCCGCACGTCACCGTTGCCCACGGGATCTCCGAGGAGGCGATGGACCTCGCCTTCGCCGAGCTGGCCGACTATGCGGCCGACTGGGTCTGCGAGGGCTTCGCGCTCTACGAGCAGGGCTCCGACGGGGTCTGGCGCAAGCTGCGCGAGTACCCCTTCGGGAGCGGCCCGGCCGGCGTCCCGGCACAGCTCGGCTCGCCGGTCGACGAGCCGACCATACGTCGCTCCTGA
- a CDS encoding YihY/virulence factor BrkB family protein, which produces MDWLKKLPVIGPLVTRLMETRAWHAYQRLERVHWNRLAAAITFISFLALFPLIAVAAAVGAALLTPEQLKKLEDGLSEQVPGISEQLNLSGLVDNAATIGLVAGALLLFTGIGWIGSMRECLRAVWDKDDEDEGNPVVRKGKDALVLLGLGGAALASALASILGSTAVGRFGDWLGIPERGAGGAVLRTGAFGVGVIAAFLLLLYLLTLLPGVQPPRRRLIEAALLGAVGFELLKLLLSGYMREVAAKSMYGAFGVPIALLLWINFTAKLLLFCAAWTATDEQGDESPAEFTPEGDGSPGREDRAASAG; this is translated from the coding sequence ATGGACTGGCTGAAGAAGCTCCCCGTGATCGGGCCCCTGGTGACCCGTCTGATGGAGACCCGCGCGTGGCATGCGTACCAGCGCCTCGAACGGGTGCACTGGAACCGGCTCGCCGCCGCCATCACCTTCATCAGCTTCCTCGCGCTCTTCCCGCTGATCGCGGTGGCCGCGGCCGTCGGCGCGGCGCTGCTCACCCCGGAGCAGCTGAAGAAGCTGGAGGACGGGCTCTCCGAGCAGGTGCCCGGGATCTCCGAACAGCTCAACCTCTCGGGCCTGGTCGACAACGCGGCCACCATCGGCCTGGTGGCCGGCGCCCTCCTGCTGTTCACCGGCATCGGCTGGATCGGCTCCATGCGGGAGTGCCTGCGCGCGGTCTGGGACAAGGACGACGAGGACGAGGGCAACCCGGTGGTCCGCAAGGGCAAGGACGCCCTGGTGCTGCTCGGCCTCGGCGGCGCCGCCCTGGCCTCCGCACTCGCCTCGATCCTCGGTTCCACCGCGGTCGGCCGGTTCGGCGACTGGCTGGGCATCCCGGAGCGCGGCGCCGGCGGGGCCGTGCTGCGGACCGGCGCCTTCGGGGTCGGGGTGATCGCCGCCTTCCTGCTCCTGCTGTACCTGCTCACCCTGCTGCCCGGGGTGCAGCCGCCGCGCCGCCGGCTGATCGAGGCCGCACTGCTCGGCGCGGTCGGCTTCGAACTGCTGAAGCTGCTGCTCAGCGGCTATATGCGGGAGGTCGCGGCGAAGAGCATGTACGGAGCCTTCGGCGTGCCCATCGCCCTGCTGCTGTGGATCAACTTCACGGCGAAGCTGCTGCTGTTCTGCGCGGCCTGGACCGCCACCGACGAGCAGGGCGACGAGAGCCCGGCGGAATTCACTCCTGAGGGCGACGGCTCCCCCGGCCGCGAGGACCGCGCGGCCAGCGCCGGTTGA
- a CDS encoding D-alanyl-D-alanine carboxypeptidase family protein, translating to MVSVKKTVVTVMSAALVLPGILAAPAHADDPKPGGKAPTQVPAKAPEKGPAPPAQMSTVGGARLGQPGAQVNLLPGAPQLPGNLTGRSWIVADAESGEVLAANNAHWRLPPASTLKMLFADTLLPTLPKDKVRTVGYEDTEGVGPGSSTVGIKEGFDYTVHDLWLGVFLRSGNDAVHVLAAMNGGIDKTVKDMQAHAEELQALDTHVVTPDGYDAPGQVSSAYDLTLFARSGMQKKDFREYAGTASAKFPGMQKPGKPRETFEIQNTNRLMTGAAGLAPYKGIAGVKNGTTTQAGSTFTGIAQRGDRKLLVTVMNPSAGGGNAVYHETAALLNWGFEAAGKVKPVGELVPPKSADTGPHGSPAQSHDSSPAAAEEQSGGFGTALAVTGGALVALAGGVFVVNRRWPRGPRGRGSRRPQE from the coding sequence ATCGTGTCTGTCAAGAAGACCGTAGTAACGGTCATGTCCGCTGCGCTGGTCCTCCCCGGCATCCTCGCGGCCCCCGCCCACGCCGACGACCCCAAGCCGGGCGGCAAGGCCCCCACCCAGGTGCCCGCCAAGGCTCCCGAGAAGGGCCCGGCGCCGCCGGCCCAGATGTCCACGGTCGGCGGGGCCCGGCTCGGCCAGCCCGGTGCGCAGGTCAACCTGCTGCCCGGGGCGCCCCAGCTGCCCGGCAACCTGACCGGCCGGTCGTGGATCGTCGCGGACGCCGAGTCGGGCGAGGTGCTGGCCGCGAACAACGCGCACTGGCGGCTGCCCCCGGCCTCCACCCTCAAGATGCTCTTCGCGGACACGCTGCTGCCCACGCTGCCCAAGGACAAGGTGCGCACGGTGGGCTACGAGGACACCGAGGGGGTCGGCCCGGGCAGCAGCACGGTCGGCATCAAGGAGGGCTTCGACTACACCGTCCACGATCTGTGGCTCGGGGTGTTCCTGCGCTCCGGCAACGACGCCGTGCACGTCCTGGCCGCGATGAACGGCGGCATCGACAAGACCGTCAAGGACATGCAGGCGCACGCCGAGGAGCTCCAGGCCCTGGACACCCATGTGGTGACCCCGGACGGGTACGACGCGCCCGGCCAGGTCTCCAGCGCCTACGACCTCACCCTGTTCGCCCGCTCGGGCATGCAGAAGAAGGACTTCCGGGAGTACGCCGGCACCGCGAGCGCGAAGTTCCCCGGGATGCAGAAGCCGGGCAAGCCGCGCGAGACCTTCGAGATCCAGAACACCAACCGGCTGATGACCGGCGCGGCCGGTCTCGCCCCGTACAAGGGCATCGCCGGGGTGAAGAACGGCACCACCACCCAGGCGGGGTCCACCTTCACCGGGATCGCCCAGCGCGGGGACCGGAAGCTGCTGGTGACCGTGATGAATCCGAGCGCGGGCGGCGGCAATGCCGTCTACCACGAGACGGCGGCGCTGCTGAACTGGGGCTTCGAGGCGGCCGGCAAGGTCAAGCCGGTGGGTGAGCTGGTGCCGCCGAAGAGCGCGGACACCGGCCCGCACGGCTCTCCCGCCCAGTCCCACGACAGCAGCCCGGCGGCTGCCGAGGAGCAGTCCGGCGGGTTCGGCACCGCGCTGGCCGTGACCGGCGGCGCGCTGGTGGCGCTGGCCGGCGGGGTGTTCGTGGTCAACCGGCGCTGGCCGCGCGGTCCTCGCGGCCGGGGGAGCCGTCGCCCTCAGGAGTGA
- the trpS gene encoding tryptophan--tRNA ligase, with product MASDRPRALSGIQPTSGSFHLGNYLGAIRQYVALQETHDAFYMVVDLHAITMPQEPAALRQNTRLSAAQLLAAGLDPERCTLFVQSHVPEHAQLGWVMNCITGFGEASRMTQFKDKSAKGGVNNATVGLFTYPILQVADILLYQANAVPVGEDQRQHIELTRDLAERFNQRFGPTFTLPEAHIVKEVAKIYDLQDPSIKMSKSASSPKGLINLLDEPKVTEKKVKSAVTDTDTVIRFDAENKPGVSNLLTIYATLTGTAVPVLEEKYEGKGYGALKTDLAAVMVDFVTPFKQRTQEYLDDPAELDAVLARGAEKARAVAAETLAQAYDHLGFLPAKH from the coding sequence ATGGCTTCTGATCGTCCTCGCGCGCTCTCCGGTATCCAGCCCACCTCCGGTTCGTTCCACCTCGGGAACTACCTCGGAGCCATTCGCCAGTACGTGGCCCTGCAGGAGACGCACGACGCCTTCTACATGGTGGTCGACCTGCACGCGATCACCATGCCGCAGGAGCCCGCGGCCCTCCGGCAGAACACCCGGCTCTCCGCCGCCCAGCTGCTCGCCGCCGGGCTCGACCCCGAGCGCTGCACGCTGTTCGTCCAGAGCCATGTGCCCGAGCACGCGCAGCTCGGCTGGGTCATGAACTGCATCACCGGGTTCGGCGAGGCCAGCCGGATGACCCAGTTCAAGGACAAGTCCGCCAAGGGCGGCGTCAACAACGCCACCGTCGGCCTGTTCACCTATCCGATCCTCCAGGTCGCCGACATCCTCCTGTACCAGGCGAACGCGGTGCCGGTCGGCGAGGACCAGCGCCAGCACATCGAGCTGACCCGGGACCTCGCCGAGCGCTTCAACCAGCGCTTCGGCCCGACCTTCACCCTCCCCGAGGCGCACATCGTCAAGGAGGTCGCGAAGATCTACGACCTCCAGGACCCGTCGATCAAGATGTCGAAGTCGGCGTCCAGCCCCAAGGGCCTGATCAACCTCCTCGACGAGCCCAAGGTCACCGAGAAGAAGGTCAAGAGCGCGGTCACCGACACCGACACCGTGATCCGCTTCGACGCGGAGAACAAGCCCGGCGTCAGCAACCTGCTGACCATCTACGCCACCCTCACCGGCACCGCCGTCCCGGTCCTGGAGGAGAAGTACGAGGGCAAGGGCTACGGCGCGCTGAAGACCGACCTCGCCGCCGTGATGGTCGACTTCGTCACACCCTTCAAGCAGCGCACCCAGGAGTACCTGGACGACCCGGCTGAGCTGGACGCCGTGCTGGCCAGGGGCGCGGAGAAGGCGCGGGCGGTCGCCGCCGAGACCCTCGCCCAGGCCTACGACCACCTGGGCTTCCTCCCCGCCAAGCACTGA
- the glyA gene encoding serine hydroxymethyltransferase: MTARHPALLSTDPEIASLVAAEERLQADTLRLIPSENYVSAAVLEASGTVLQNKYSEGYPGRRYYEGQQNIDRVEALAVERAKGLFGVDHANVQPYSGSPANLAVYLAFARPGDTVMGMALPMGGHLTHGWGVSATGSWFRGVQYGVRADTGLIDYDAVREQALAERPKVIFCGGTALPRTIDFEAFASIAKEAGAVLVADVAHIAGLIAGGAHPSPVPYADVVSTTTHKTLRGPRGAMLMCREEHAKAIDKAVFPGLQGGPHNQTTAGIAVALHEAAQPSFVSYAHAVVANAKALAAALLERGFDLVSGGTDNHLVLMDLTAKQVPGKAAAKALDRAGIVVNYNTVPFDPRKPFDPSGIRIGTPSLTSRGLTAEHMPQVAEWISRSVDAAAAGDEPALAAVRAEVADLMAAFPAPGLPLS; this comes from the coding sequence ATGACCGCGCGCCATCCCGCCCTGCTGTCCACCGATCCCGAGATCGCCTCGCTCGTCGCCGCGGAGGAACGGCTCCAGGCCGACACCCTGCGTCTGATCCCCAGCGAGAACTACGTCTCCGCCGCCGTGCTGGAGGCCTCCGGGACGGTGCTGCAGAACAAGTACAGCGAGGGCTACCCGGGCCGCCGGTACTACGAGGGCCAGCAGAACATCGACCGGGTGGAGGCGCTCGCCGTCGAGCGGGCCAAGGGCCTGTTCGGCGTCGACCACGCCAACGTCCAGCCGTACTCGGGCTCTCCGGCGAACCTGGCCGTGTACCTGGCCTTCGCTCGTCCGGGTGACACGGTGATGGGCATGGCCCTGCCGATGGGCGGGCACCTGACACACGGCTGGGGGGTCTCGGCCACCGGTTCGTGGTTCCGGGGCGTGCAGTACGGCGTACGCGCCGACACCGGCCTGATCGACTACGACGCGGTGCGCGAGCAGGCCCTCGCCGAGCGCCCGAAGGTCATCTTCTGTGGGGGTACGGCACTGCCGCGCACCATCGACTTCGAGGCCTTCGCCTCGATCGCGAAGGAGGCGGGCGCGGTCCTGGTCGCGGACGTGGCGCACATCGCCGGCCTGATCGCGGGCGGGGCGCACCCCTCCCCGGTGCCGTACGCGGACGTGGTCTCGACGACCACCCACAAGACGCTGCGGGGGCCGCGGGGCGCGATGCTGATGTGCCGGGAGGAGCACGCGAAGGCCATCGACAAGGCGGTCTTCCCGGGCCTCCAGGGCGGCCCGCACAACCAGACGACGGCGGGCATCGCGGTGGCCCTGCACGAGGCGGCCCAGCCCTCCTTCGTGTCGTACGCGCACGCGGTGGTGGCCAACGCGAAGGCGCTCGCGGCGGCGCTGCTGGAGCGGGGCTTCGACCTGGTGTCGGGCGGCACCGACAACCACTTGGTGCTGATGGACCTCACGGCGAAGCAGGTGCCGGGGAAGGCCGCGGCGAAGGCGCTGGACCGGGCCGGCATCGTCGTCAACTACAACACCGTGCCGTTCGACCCGCGCAAGCCGTTCGACCCGTCGGGGATCCGGATCGGCACCCCGTCGCTGACCTCCCGCGGCCTCACCGCGGAGCACATGCCGCAGGTCGCGGAGTGGATCTCCCGGTCCGTCGACGCCGCCGCGGCGGGGGACGAGCCCGCCCTGGCCGCGGTCCGCGCCGAGGTCGCCGACCTCATGGCCGCCTTCCCGGCCCCGGGCCTCCCGCTGTCGTAG
- a CDS encoding glutathionylspermidine synthase family protein: MKRHTIEPRPGWQQTVEEQGLIYPLTRYPDDSLRPYWDESAYYAFSLPEVEALEDVVEELHAMCLAAAAHIVEQDRFADLGITDPRLRERIVESWRRRAEQPSLYGRFDLRYDGTGPAKMLEYNADTPTSLVEAASPQWFWMEERFPGADQWNSLHERLVDAWRRQAELLPPGPLHFAHSEADELGEDLMTVAYLQETAEQAGIETHALAVEKIGWDRLSGRFVDEKLRFIRSCFKLYPWEWLATDPFAPQVLDTMDNGGGSGTTCWIEPVWKMLLSNKALLAVLWELFPDHPNLLPAYLDGPRELAEDGGYVAKPLLGREGAGVTVHEPGPDGVPFTPQAGETYCFQALAPLPEFDGNRVVLGAWVVEDEAAGLGIRESAGLITDEYARFLPHVIL, from the coding sequence ATGAAGCGGCACACCATCGAGCCCCGCCCCGGCTGGCAGCAGACCGTCGAGGAGCAGGGGCTGATCTATCCGCTCACCCGCTACCCGGACGACTCCCTGCGCCCCTACTGGGACGAGAGCGCCTACTACGCCTTCAGCCTCCCCGAGGTGGAGGCGCTGGAGGACGTGGTCGAGGAACTGCACGCCATGTGCCTGGCCGCCGCCGCGCACATCGTGGAGCAGGACCGCTTCGCCGACCTCGGGATCACCGACCCCCGGCTGCGCGAGCGGATCGTGGAGTCCTGGCGCCGCCGCGCCGAACAGCCCTCCCTCTACGGCCGGTTCGACCTGCGCTACGACGGCACCGGCCCGGCCAAGATGCTGGAGTACAACGCGGACACCCCCACCTCCCTGGTGGAGGCGGCCAGCCCGCAGTGGTTCTGGATGGAGGAGCGCTTCCCCGGCGCCGACCAGTGGAACTCCCTCCACGAGCGCCTGGTCGACGCCTGGCGCCGGCAGGCCGAGCTGCTTCCGCCCGGCCCGCTGCACTTCGCGCACTCCGAGGCCGACGAGCTCGGCGAGGACCTGATGACGGTCGCCTACCTCCAGGAGACCGCCGAGCAGGCCGGCATCGAAACGCACGCCCTGGCGGTCGAGAAGATCGGCTGGGACCGGCTGTCCGGCCGGTTCGTGGACGAGAAGCTCCGCTTCATCCGCAGCTGCTTCAAGCTCTACCCGTGGGAGTGGCTGGCCACCGACCCGTTCGCCCCGCAGGTCCTGGACACCATGGACAACGGCGGCGGCTCCGGCACCACCTGCTGGATCGAGCCCGTCTGGAAGATGCTGCTCTCCAACAAGGCGCTGCTGGCGGTCCTGTGGGAGCTCTTCCCCGACCACCCCAATCTGCTCCCCGCCTACCTCGACGGCCCGCGCGAACTCGCCGAGGACGGCGGGTACGTGGCCAAGCCGCTGCTCGGCCGCGAGGGCGCCGGGGTCACGGTCCACGAGCCGGGCCCGGACGGGGTGCCGTTCACCCCGCAGGCCGGGGAGACCTACTGCTTCCAGGCCCTTGCCCCGCTGCCCGAGTTCGACGGCAACCGCGTGGTGCTCGGTGCCTGGGTGGTCGAAGACGAGGCGGCGGGGCTCGGCATCCGGGAGTCCGCGGGGCTGATCACGGACGAGTACGCCCGTTTCCTGCCCCACGTGATCCTCTAG
- the rocD gene encoding ornithine--oxo-acid transaminase, producing the protein MSTTADAIRSADAHAAHTYHPLPVVIASAEGAWMTDVEGRRYLDMLAGYSALNFGHGNRRLIDAAKAQLERVTLTSRAFHHVRFADFCAQLAELCGKEMVLPMNTGAEAVETAVKTARKWGYEVKGVPDGHAKIVVAADNFHGRTTTIVSFSTDHDARDHFGPYTPGFEIVPYGDLTALSAAVTENTVAVLLEPIQGEAGVLVPKDGYLRGVRELTRQRNVLFMADEIQSGLGRTGKTFACEHEGVVPDVYILGKALGGGVVPVSAVVADRDVLGVFRPGEHGSTFGGNPLACAVALEVIAMLRTGEYQQRAAELGDHLHAELGLLTGGGAVTAVRGRGLWAGVDIEPSHGTGREISERLMERGVLVKDTHGATIRIAPPLVISKEDLDWGLDQLRAELSV; encoded by the coding sequence GTGTCGACAACAGCTGATGCCATCCGCTCCGCCGACGCGCACGCCGCGCACACCTACCACCCGCTTCCCGTCGTCATCGCCTCCGCGGAAGGTGCCTGGATGACGGACGTCGAGGGCAGGCGGTACCTCGACATGCTCGCCGGTTACTCGGCCCTCAACTTCGGCCACGGCAACCGCCGCCTGATCGACGCCGCCAAGGCCCAGCTGGAGCGGGTGACCCTCACCTCGCGGGCCTTCCACCACGTCCGGTTCGCCGACTTCTGCGCACAGCTCGCCGAGCTGTGCGGCAAGGAGATGGTGCTGCCCATGAACACGGGTGCAGAGGCGGTCGAGACGGCGGTGAAGACCGCAAGAAAGTGGGGCTACGAGGTCAAGGGCGTTCCGGACGGGCACGCGAAGATCGTGGTCGCCGCCGACAACTTCCACGGCCGCACCACCACCATCGTGTCCTTCTCCACCGACCACGACGCCCGCGACCACTTCGGGCCCTACACCCCCGGGTTCGAGATCGTGCCGTACGGCGATCTGACCGCGCTGTCCGCGGCCGTCACCGAGAACACGGTGGCGGTCCTGCTGGAGCCGATCCAGGGCGAGGCCGGGGTGCTGGTGCCGAAGGACGGCTATCTGCGCGGCGTACGCGAACTGACCCGGCAGCGGAACGTCCTGTTCATGGCGGACGAGATCCAGTCGGGCCTCGGGCGCACCGGGAAGACCTTCGCCTGTGAGCACGAGGGGGTCGTCCCGGACGTCTACATCCTGGGCAAGGCGCTCGGCGGCGGAGTGGTGCCGGTGTCGGCGGTGGTCGCCGACCGGGACGTGCTCGGGGTGTTCCGGCCCGGCGAACACGGCTCCACCTTCGGCGGCAACCCGCTGGCCTGCGCGGTCGCCCTGGAGGTCATCGCGATGCTGCGCACCGGCGAGTACCAGCAGCGGGCCGCCGAGCTGGGCGACCACCTGCACGCGGAGCTGGGCCTGCTGACCGGCGGGGGCGCGGTGACCGCCGTCCGCGGGCGGGGCCTGTGGGCGGGGGTGGACATCGAGCCCTCGCACGGCACCGGGCGGGAGATCTCCGAACGGCTGATGGAGCGCGGGGTGCTGGTGAAGGACACCCACGGCGCCACCATCCGGATCGCCCCGCCGCTGGTGATCAGCAAGGAGGACCTCGACTGGGGCCTGGACCAGCTGCGCGCCGAGCTGTCCGTCTAG